One window of Nostoc sp. C052 genomic DNA carries:
- a CDS encoding DNA cytosine methyltransferase, whose amino-acid sequence MGEPTAGMLFCGGGGCSEGAVAAGYRPVWAIEDNLYAAAVYRKRFPGVLLIEQDITTISDEFIRTLPTPDIIIGGSPCQNFSLAGDRTGIKGTRSGLFFEFIRFLEIKQPPFVLWENVDSVLSSGGGQDFIKILDAFAEVGYVGNWQVRNGNRHVPQNRERIFVVGMHRRYSGNNSQAWVENSS is encoded by the coding sequence ATGGGAGAACCTACAGCAGGAATGCTCTTTTGTGGTGGAGGGGGCTGCTCAGAAGGCGCAGTTGCAGCAGGATACAGACCAGTGTGGGCGATCGAAGACAACCTCTACGCAGCAGCCGTCTACCGCAAGCGATTCCCAGGAGTCTTACTCATCGAGCAAGACATTACCACCATTAGCGACGAATTTATCAGGACTCTCCCAACTCCAGACATCATCATCGGCGGAAGTCCTTGCCAAAATTTCTCCCTTGCAGGCGATCGCACCGGGATTAAAGGAACTCGCTCAGGCTTGTTTTTTGAGTTCATCAGATTCCTGGAAATCAAGCAGCCTCCGTTTGTACTCTGGGAAAATGTTGATTCAGTCTTATCTAGTGGAGGGGGGCAAGACTTCATCAAAATCCTTGATGCGTTTGCAGAGGTGGGGTATGTGGGGAATTGGCAAGTTAGGAATGGCAATAGACACGTCCCCCAAAACCGAGAGCGAATCTTCGTTGTGGGTATGCACAGGCGATATTCGGGCAACAACTCCCAAGCTTGGGTTGAAAACTCTAGCTGA
- a CDS encoding major capsid protein, whose amino-acid sequence MAMTLLEAAKLAPSIQTATIIEEYAASSDILRAIPFEDVAGTGKHYNREDKLPGVGFRGINEGYKESVGVLNPQSEALKIFGGDLDVDRAIIDMQGDQVRSVHEMQKVKALALSWTYNFIKGDSTIDSRGFDGLQVRLTGTQLISNNDAGGPLSLEKLDQLIDQVDTPTHLIMGKSARRKLNQAIRNRTISGDIDFSQDEFGNRVMHYNGLPILIADYDNNGGIILDFTETSPDGTSSTQCQSIYCVCFKEMMLNGIQGAVDGVYGVSTRDLGELETKPVFRTRVDWYTAIACYHGRAAARLYGITNAAPIS is encoded by the coding sequence ATGGCAATGACTCTTTTGGAGGCAGCAAAACTTGCTCCCTCCATCCAAACTGCAACAATTATTGAAGAATATGCCGCATCCTCTGATATCCTTCGCGCCATTCCTTTTGAAGATGTAGCGGGAACGGGTAAACACTACAACCGCGAAGATAAGCTTCCTGGTGTAGGTTTCCGGGGCATCAACGAAGGCTACAAAGAATCAGTCGGCGTACTAAATCCCCAGTCTGAGGCGCTCAAAATCTTTGGCGGCGACTTGGATGTAGATCGCGCCATCATTGACATGCAAGGCGATCAAGTGCGCTCTGTGCATGAAATGCAGAAGGTGAAAGCCCTTGCACTATCCTGGACTTACAACTTCATCAAAGGGGATTCAACTATTGATTCGCGTGGATTTGATGGGTTACAAGTGCGTTTAACTGGTACGCAATTAATCTCCAATAATGATGCTGGCGGCCCGCTTTCTTTAGAAAAACTTGACCAACTTATCGACCAAGTAGACACGCCCACCCACTTAATCATGGGCAAATCTGCACGCCGAAAGCTAAATCAAGCAATCAGAAATCGCACAATTTCAGGTGACATTGATTTTAGCCAAGATGAATTTGGTAATCGCGTAATGCATTACAACGGACTACCAATCTTGATCGCCGATTACGACAACAACGGTGGAATCATCTTGGATTTTACCGAAACAAGTCCCGATGGCACTTCTAGCACTCAATGCCAAAGCATTTATTGCGTTTGTTTCAAGGAAATGATGCTCAATGGCATTCAAGGTGCGGTTGATGGTGTGTATGGCGTCTCCACCCGCGATCTAGGTGAACTGGAAACCAAGCCGGTATTCAGAACACGGGTGGATTGGTACACAGCGATCGCCTGTTACCACGGTCGCGCAGCTGCTCGGTTGTATGGGATTACCAACGCTGCGCCCATCTCTTAG